The sequence GCATCATGCCGACGATCATCCGCGGCAACACCAACGCACCCTCGATCATGATCGGCGAGAAGTGCGCCGAGCTCATCCTGAAGGACTGAACCCATGACACTGCAGCGCCCCGCAACCCTGGCCGACGACAACCTGCAACGGCTCGTCTCCCGGGTGCCCTCGACCAGCGGCGGCACCTGGAAGCTCACCGAGGTCTACACCGGCGAGGTGCTGGTGGAGCTGCCCCAGTCCACCCCGGGGGACATCGCCGACGCCTTCGTGCGCTCCCGCGAGGCGCAGGCGCAGTGGTCGCAGTGGCCGTTGAAGAAGCGGCTCAAGGTGTTCAAGAGGTTCCACACCCTGGTCGTCGACGCGCAGGACCAGATCGCCGACCTGATCCAGGCCGAGTCGGGCAAGAACCGACGGATGGCGGTGGAGGAGACCTGCGACATCCCGATGGTCGTCGCCCACTACCTCAAGCGCGCCCCCAAGCTGCTCGCGGACAAGCAGCACGCAGGCCCCATCCCCGTCATCTCCGGCTCGACCGAGATCCGCCAGCCCAAGGGCGTGGTCGGGATCATCGCCCCCTGGAACTTCCCTTTCGCCACCTCGATCTCCGACGCGATCCCGGCGCTGGTCGCAGGCAACGGCGTCGTGATGAAGCCCGACAACAAGACCGCCCTCTCGGGGTTGTACGGCGTCGAGCTGCTCGAGAAGGCCGGGCTGCCGGCCGGCCTCATGCAGGTCGTGTGCGGTGAGGGCCCTGACGTCGGGCCGACCCTGATCGACAACGCCAACTACGTCATGTTCACCGGTTCCACCGCGACCGGTCGTGTGGTGGGCGAGCGGGCGGGGCGCAACCTGATCGGCTGCTGCCTCGAGCTCGGTGGCAAGAACCCGATGATCGTGCTTCCCGACGCCGACCTCGACGACGTGGTGAAGGCCTCGCTGTTTGCTGCCTTCGGCAACACCGGCCAGATCTGCATGCACATCGAGCGGATGTTCATCCACGACTCGCTCTATGACGACTTCCGGCGCCGCTTCGTCGCCGAGACCGAGGCGATGGTGATCGGTGCGTCCTACGACTACACCCCCGAGCTCGGCTCGCTCGTCTCCGTGGACCACATGGAGCGGGTCCGCTCCCACGTCGACGACGCGGTCGCCAAGGGCGCCACGGTGCTCACCGGTGGTCACCCGCTCCCCGACGTCGGTCCGGCGTTCTTCGCCCCGACGATCCTCGAGGGCGTCACGCCCGACATGCTCACCGGCTCCTGCGAGACCTTCGGCCCGGTCGTGGCGCTCCACCGCTACACCGACGTCGACGAGGCGATCCGCCTTGCCAACGACACCGACTACGGCCTCAACGCCTCGGTGTGGGGCACCGACCTCGACGCCGCGATGGCCGTCGCCCGCCGGATCGAGGCCGGCAACGTCAACATCAACGACATCCTCGCCACCGCCTATGCCTCGAAGGGCACGCCCTCGGGCGGTGTCAAGCAGTCAGGTGTCGGCGCCCGGCACGGCGACCAGGGTCTGCTCAAGTACACCGACTGCCAGAACGTCGGGGTGCTGAAGAAGCAGGTGATGGGTCCGCAGCCGGGGCAGGACTACTCGGCATACGCCAAGTCGATGCGCACCTCGCTCAAGATCATGCGCCGACTGCCCTTCTGATCCTCAGGCGACCTGCAGGCTCCGCTTCGACAACCCCATCCAGAATCCGTCGATGACCTGGATGCCGGGCTCGTCGGGGGTGGTGGCTGCGCCGAGGGTGACGAACAACGGCGTGTAGTGCTCGACGGTGGGGTGGGCGTAGGGCATCCCGGGGGCCTTCGATGCGTATGCCGCGAGCGTGTCGACGTCGCCGCGGGCCATCGCCTCGCCTGCCCACGCGTCGAAGTCGCGCGACCAGCCGGGCGCGGCAGCCTCGATGCGGAACTCCTTGAGGAAGGGCAGGCCGTGGGTGAGGAAGCCCGACCCGATGATCAGCACGCCCTCGTCGCGCAGCGGCTTGAGGCGCTCGCCCAGCTTCATCAGCTTGACCGGGTCGTCGGTGGGCAGCGACATCTGCAGGACGGGGACGTCGCCCTTGGGATACATGATCTTCAGCGGGACCCACGCGCCGTGGTCGAGCCCGCGACTGGTGTGCTGGTGCACCGGCTCGCCCGCGGGCATCATCGCGGCCACGCGCTGAGCGAGCGCGGAGGCGTCGGGGGTCTCGTAGGTCATCTGGTAGTACTTCGGCGCGAACCCGCCGAAGTCATAGACCAACGGGGCGTAGTTGGCGCTCAGGCTGACTGGCGCGGACTCCCAGTGGGCGCTGACGATCAGGATCGCCTTGGGTCGCGGGAGGTCGCGGGCCCAGGCCGCGAGCTGACCCGACCAGATGGGGTCGTCGAGCAGGGGCGGGGCTCCGTGGCCGATGTAGAGGGCCGGCATGCGTGCGTTCATGACCACCTCAATGGTTGTTGCTTCAACTTTATTCCAGGGTAGTTCAGGACAACCGTGTCATGGTCGAGCCTCGGGAACGTTCCTCTTGTCCTGAACTAGGGGGGGCAGCTGCCAGTCCACCGGCGCCGCCCCCTGCTCCTCCAGCAGCCGGTTGACCCGGCTGAACGGGCGGGAGCCGAAGAAGCCGCGCGACGCGGACAGGGGCGAGGGGTGCGCCGACTCGACCCACGGCACGGGTCCGAGCAACGGCTTGAGCGACTGGGCGTCTCGTCCCCACAGGATGGCCGCGCACGGGCCGCCGCGCTGGGCCAACGCGGTGATCGCGCGCTCGGTGACGGCTTCCCAGCCCCGGCCGCGGTGCGAGGCGGGCGCGCCTGGACGGACGGTGAGCACCCGGTTGAGGAGCATCACTCCCCGGTCGGCCCAGGCGGTCAGGTCGCCGTGCGGCACGGGCTCGGCGCCCACGTCGCTGGCCAGCTCTCGATAGATGTTGGCCAGCGACCTCGGCACCGGGCGCACGTCGGGCGCCACCGAGAAGGACAACCCGACCGCGTGGCCCGGCGTGGGGTAGGGGTCCTGCCCGACGATCAGCACGCGGACGTCGCGCAGCGGCCGCTCGAAGGCCCGCATCACCCGCTCGCCGGCCGGCAGGTAGTCGTGCCCGGCCGCGATCTCGGCGCGCAGGAAGCCGCCCATCGTGGCGATCTGGTCGTCCACCGGCGCCAACGCCTGTGCCCAGTCCTGGGCGACGAGGCCGCGGTCGACGAGACCTGCCAGTGCGCTCATCGCGGCGGAAGAGGTCGGGAGAGCCGGTCGAGGAAGGCGATCAGCAGCGCCTCCCGCATGGCGGGCGCCGCGACGTCCAGCATCGCGTTGACCTCTGCCATCCGCTCCGGCAGCGCGAGCGACCCGTCGGCGCCCTCGCCCACCAGCCCCGACGCCGCGAGCAGGCCGTCGAAGTCGGCGTCGGTGAGGGCGTGCGGGTCGAGCGCGGCGATGAAGTCGACGACGCCCCGGTCGACGGTCACGGGCCCGGCTGCCTGTGCAGCGACCACCGACTCGCGCAACGCGGAGGTGAAGTCGTCGAGGTGCTGACGTGTCGCCGCGCTCACCGACAGGTGGACGGTCGCAGGCTGGCCGGCGAAGGAGAGCTGGGGCTGCACGTACCACCCGCGCGAGACGAGCTCGTCGGTGAGCGTGAAGGGGTCGCAGGACGTGTCGGTGGCCAACGCGACCAGGGTCGAGTCGGGGCGTACGACGACGCTCAGCGCAGGCTCGGCAGTGACCGCGGCGACGATGTGGTCCACAGCCGCGAAGACGTCCTCGGCCAGTCGGAGGTAGCCGGCGTCGCCGATCGCCGAGACCACCGCCCAGGTGCCGGCGACGGGTCCGCCGGAACGGGTCGACTGGGTCGTCTGGTTGAGCATCGTGTAGCCGGGCCAGGCCGCGGAGGCGAAGAACTGCGGTCGGCGCAGGCCGGCGTCGCGGTGCAGCAGCAGCGAGGTGCCCTTGGGGCATAGGCGTACTTGTGCGTGTCGACCGAGATCGAGGTGACCCCGTCCACCGCGAAGGTCCAGGGCGCGACCGGGCGACCCAGCCGTGCGGCGTATGGCAACACCCACCCGCCGATGCAGGCGTCGACGTGGCAGCGCACGCCTGCGGCCGCTGCCGCTGCCGCGATCTCGGCGACCGGGTCGACGACCCCGTGGGCATAGGACGGGGCGCTGGCCACGACCAGGACCGTGGAGTCGTCGATCGCAGCAGCCATCGCGGTGGCGTCGGCGCGGAAGCCGGCGTCCACCGGGACGAGGACCGGTTCGACCCCGAAGTAGTGCGCAGCCTTGTGGAAGGCGGCGTGGGCGGTCGACGGCAGCACCATCCGTGGACGCGGCACGTCGGGACGGCTGTCACGGGCGCCCTGCACGGCCAGGAGGATCGACTCGGTGCCGCCGGAGGTGACGGTCCCGACGACGGTGTCGGGCGCGTCGAGCAGGCCGGCGGCGAAGCCGACGAGCTCGTTCTCCATCGTGAGCAGCGAGGGGAACGCAGTCGGGTCGAGGGCGTTGGACCCGGCGTAGGCCGCCACGGCCTCACGCGCGATCCGGTCCACCTCGTCGTCGCCGCTGTCATAGACGTAGGCCAGCGTCCGGCCGCCGTGCACGGGCAGGTCGAGGGCCTGCAGGGCTCGCATCCGGGCGAGGGGGTCGACCGACTCAGACAACGTGTGCTCCTTCGGCGCGGGCGACCGCATCGGCATCCAGGGAGTATCGACGCAACCACCAGAGGCTGACCAGCACCAGCGTCGCCGGCAGCACCGAGAAGCCGAGGGTGATCGCGGTCTGGGCAGAGCCCGGCTGGGCGACCGACCCGCCCTCGGACGAGACGTAGCCTCCGAGGGCCAGCACGACGGCGAAGAGGCCCGGCCCCAGCGCAAGGCCGAGCGTCTCGCCGGCCGTCCACACGCCGGTGTAGACGCCGGTGCGGTTCTCGCCCGTCCGCGCGGCGTCGGTGGCAGCCGCGTCGGGGAGCATCGCCATCGGGAAGACCTGGCAGCCGGCATAGCCGACCCCGACGAGCGCCGTTGCGGCGAAGACGACAGCAGCGGGCGCGCTCTGGGCGAAGACGGCGAGGAGCGCGCCGGCGGCCAGCACGAGCGAGGCCACCACGTAGCCACGCCGCTTGCCGACCCTTTCACCCCACCGTGCCCAGACCGGGGTCAGGAGCAGTGCCGGGCCGACGAAGCAGACGAACAGGATCGTCGCGGCGCCCCGGTCGTCCAGCACGTCACCGGCCAGGTAGTCCACACCGGCGAGCATGCAGCCGGTGGCCAGCGCCTGCAGGACGAAGGTCGTCAGCAGCAGCCGGAAGTCGCGGGCGCGCGCGACGATCCGAAGCTGTTCGCGGAGCGAGCCGGCACCGGCAGACACCGCTCCGATGGGGGCGTCGCGGGTGCCCCACCACGAGGCCACGACGCCGACCACGATGAGGCCCGCCATCACCAGGCCCATCACGCGATAGCCCGCACGCCCGCCGACCGCGTCGCGGATCACGGGCGCCGACGCCCCGGCCAGCATGATCGTGAAGGCGAGGATCGCCACGCGCGCGGTCATCAGGCGGGTGCGCTCGTTGTAGGACGAGGTGATCTCGGCCGGCATCGCGACGTACGGCACCTGGAAGAACGCGTATGCCGATGCGGCCAGCACGAAGAAGAGCAGCACCCACGCGGCCTCCAACCCCTGCGCCCCGAGATCGGGGGCGGCAAAGATGAGGGCGAACGCGCCCGCCAGCATGAGGCCGGCGCGGATCAGCCACGGCCGGCGGGGGCCGGTGGGGTCGACCGTGCGGTCGGAGATCCGGCCGGCGATCGGGTTGAGCACGACGTCCCAGGCCTTGGGCAGGAAGACGATCAGGCCGGCCCACAGGGCGGCGATGCCGAGCTCGTCGGTGAGGTAGGGCAGGAGCATCAACCCCGGCACCGTGCCGAACGCGCCGGTGGCCACCGAGCCCGACCCATAGCCGATGCGGACGCTGCGTGGCAGGCGGCCGGATGCGTCGCTCACGTCAGACCCGCGTCACTGTCCGAGTGAACGTGAGCTGGCGGAGCCATAGCGGCGGTCGGGGTTCACCCCGATCCCATCGGAGGTTGCGCCCTTCTTCTTCGCCGGGGCCCTCTTCGCCGGGGCCTTCTTGGCGGACGCCGTCTTCGCCGTCGCTGTCTTCTTCGTCGCAGTCTTCTTGGCGGCGGCCGTCTTCGCCGTCGCTGCCTTCTTCGCCGCGGCCTTCTTGCTCGTACGGCGCGGCTCGGCGCTCGACCACTGCTGGATCCACTCGTCCATCACGCGCCAGGTGGTGCCTCGCGCCGCACGGCCGGTCAGCATGCCGAGATGGCCGCCGGGGACGATCTCGAACCGGACGTCCGGGGACCCGGTGAGGAGGTCGACGACGGGCCGCACCGACTTGATCGGCGCGATCCCGTCGGTGGCGCCGCCGAAGACCAGCACCGGCACGTCGATGTTCGACAGCTCGATGTCACGATCACCGAAGGGCATGACCCCCTCGGCGAGGGCGTTGCCCTTGACGAAGCGGTGGTAGAGCTGGCCGAACGACCTGCCGGGATAGGCGATCATGTTGGCCATGAAGCGGTCGACCGCCTCGAGCTGGGCGAGGAAGTCGGCGTCGTCGAGGTGCGTCAGGACGACCAATGGCTTGGTGACGACCTTCTGTGCCGACGCCGCGGTGAACGCCCAGTTGACCAGCGGCTGGGGGATGCCGCCGAGGGCGCGGTAGGCGCGGGTGATCGCACCGGTGCGGCCCTGGGCGAGGTTGAGCAGGGGGCGCACGGGCGCCATCAGCGGAACCTTGGAGACGTCGACCGGGGAGCCGACGACGGTCAGCGAGGCGATCGGCAAGCCGGGGTTGTCGGCGGCGGTGAGGAGGCTGAAGATGCCTCCCAGGCTCCAACCGACCAGGTGCACCGGTCGCCCGCCGGCGTGGGCCGACACGGCCTCGATCGCTGTGGGCAGCACCTCGTCGACCCAGTGCTCCATGCCGAGCGAGCGGTTGCGGAAGGAGACCTGGCCGTATTCCACGAGGTAGGTGCGCCGCCCCTGTGTCACGAAGTGCTCGACCAGGGAGCAGCCCCGCCTCAGGTCGAAGCACAGGGCCGGCGCAGCGAGCGGGGTCACCAGCAGCACCGGGTCGCCCGTCTCCGTCACTCCGGCCGCGGGACGGTAGTGGTAGACCTCGCGCAGCTCACCCTCGTCGATCAGGGTGCGAGCCATCGGCCGCAGGTCCGCCAAGCCGCCGTACAACGCCTTGTGTGCGACGTTGCTGGCGGCCGCGATCACCTGGTCGGGCTTCGGGATGAGGTCCATGGAAAGAAATCTACGGGTCGGTGCATCCGTTTGGACCCTGCGCCCGGAGAAGGGGGTGATGGGCGCAAACTCGCCGCGCCCCCGACGGAAGGCTCTCCCCATGAAGCGAATCACCAGCACACTGGCTGCAGCTGCGGTCCTGGCGCTCGGCGGCGTCACGGCGATCGGTCCGGCATCACAGGCCCAGGTCGCCGCACCCGGCGAGACCAGCCTGGCCGAGGTGCTCACCTCCGACAACAACAAGTTCGACAACAACGCCAAGGACTTCGACATCGTGACCGAGGCCGCGCTGGCCGTCATCGGCGCCAAGCCCGGCTCCCCGGTGGCCCTGCTGGCCGACGGATCAAGCAGGGCGACCGTGTTCGCCCCCACCGACCAGGCGTTCCGCCTCCTCGCCAAGGACCTGACCGGCAAGACCATCCGGAGCGAGAAGAAGATCTTCTCCTCCCTGGTCGAGCTTGCCGGCGTCGACACCATCGAGACCGTCCTGCTCTACCACGTCGTCCCCGGCAAGACCCTGACGAGCAAGAAGGTGCTGGCAGCAGACGGCGCCAAGCTCGCCACCGCCGCGGGCAAGAAGGTCAAGGTCGTCGTCCGCGACCACCCGACGCAGGTCATCTTGAAGGACAAGGACCGCAACGACCGCGACCCCCGGGCCGTGCT comes from Nocardioides piscis and encodes:
- a CDS encoding succinic semialdehyde dehydrogenase: MTLQRPATLADDNLQRLVSRVPSTSGGTWKLTEVYTGEVLVELPQSTPGDIADAFVRSREAQAQWSQWPLKKRLKVFKRFHTLVVDAQDQIADLIQAESGKNRRMAVEETCDIPMVVAHYLKRAPKLLADKQHAGPIPVISGSTEIRQPKGVVGIIAPWNFPFATSISDAIPALVAGNGVVMKPDNKTALSGLYGVELLEKAGLPAGLMQVVCGEGPDVGPTLIDNANYVMFTGSTATGRVVGERAGRNLIGCCLELGGKNPMIVLPDADLDDVVKASLFAAFGNTGQICMHIERMFIHDSLYDDFRRRFVAETEAMVIGASYDYTPELGSLVSVDHMERVRSHVDDAVAKGATVLTGGHPLPDVGPAFFAPTILEGVTPDMLTGSCETFGPVVALHRYTDVDEAIRLANDTDYGLNASVWGTDLDAAMAVARRIEAGNVNINDILATAYASKGTPSGGVKQSGVGARHGDQGLLKYTDCQNVGVLKKQVMGPQPGQDYSAYAKSMRTSLKIMRRLPF
- a CDS encoding dioxygenase family protein; the encoded protein is MNARMPALYIGHGAPPLLDDPIWSGQLAAWARDLPRPKAILIVSAHWESAPVSLSANYAPLVYDFGGFAPKYYQMTYETPDASALAQRVAAMMPAGEPVHQHTSRGLDHGAWVPLKIMYPKGDVPVLQMSLPTDDPVKLMKLGERLKPLRDEGVLIIGSGFLTHGLPFLKEFRIEAAAPGWSRDFDAWAGEAMARGDVDTLAAYASKAPGMPYAHPTVEHYTPLFVTLGAATTPDEPGIQVIDGFWMGLSKRSLQVA
- a CDS encoding uracil-DNA glycosylase, producing MSALAGLVDRGLVAQDWAQALAPVDDQIATMGGFLRAEIAAGHDYLPAGERVMRAFERPLRDVRVLIVGQDPYPTPGHAVGLSFSVAPDVRPVPRSLANIYRELASDVGAEPVPHGDLTAWADRGVMLLNRVLTVRPGAPASHRGRGWEAVTERAITALAQRGGPCAAILWGRDAQSLKPLLGPVPWVESAHPSPLSASRGFFGSRPFSRVNRLLEEQGAAPVDWQLPPLVQDKRNVPEARP
- a CDS encoding aminotransferase class V-fold PLP-dependent enzyme: MSESVDPLARMRALQALDLPVHGGRTLAYVYDSGDDEVDRIAREAVAAYAGSNALDPTAFPSLLTMENELVGFAAGLLDAPDTVVGTVTSGGTESILLAVQGARDSRPDVPRPRMVLPSTAHAAFHKAAHYFGVEPVLVPVDAGFRADATAMAAAIDDSTVLVVASAPSYAHGVVDPVAEIAAAAAAAGVRCHVDACIGGWVLPYAARLGRPVAPWTFAVDGVTSISVDTHKYAYAPRAPRCCCTATPACADRSSSPPRPGPATRCSTRRPSRPVPADPSPAPGRWSRRSATPATSDWPRTSSRLWTTSSPRSLPSLR
- a CDS encoding MFS transporter, translating into MSDASGRLPRSVRIGYGSGSVATGAFGTVPGLMLLPYLTDELGIAALWAGLIVFLPKAWDVVLNPIAGRISDRTVDPTGPRRPWLIRAGLMLAGAFALIFAAPDLGAQGLEAAWVLLFFVLAASAYAFFQVPYVAMPAEITSSYNERTRLMTARVAILAFTIMLAGASAPVIRDAVGGRAGYRVMGLVMAGLIVVGVVASWWGTRDAPIGAVSAGAGSLREQLRIVARARDFRLLLTTFVLQALATGCMLAGVDYLAGDVLDDRGAATILFVCFVGPALLLTPVWARWGERVGKRRGYVVASLVLAAGALLAVFAQSAPAAVVFAATALVGVGYAGCQVFPMAMLPDAAATDAARTGENRTGVYTGVWTAGETLGLALGPGLFAVVLALGGYVSSEGGSVAQPGSAQTAITLGFSVLPATLVLVSLWWLRRYSLDADAVARAEGAHVV
- a CDS encoding alpha/beta fold hydrolase — translated: MDLIPKPDQVIAAASNVAHKALYGGLADLRPMARTLIDEGELREVYHYRPAAGVTETGDPVLLVTPLAAPALCFDLRRGCSLVEHFVTQGRRTYLVEYGQVSFRNRSLGMEHWVDEVLPTAIEAVSAHAGGRPVHLVGWSLGGIFSLLTAADNPGLPIASLTVVGSPVDVSKVPLMAPVRPLLNLAQGRTGAITRAYRALGGIPQPLVNWAFTAASAQKVVTKPLVVLTHLDDADFLAQLEAVDRFMANMIAYPGRSFGQLYHRFVKGNALAEGVMPFGDRDIELSNIDVPVLVFGGATDGIAPIKSVRPVVDLLTGSPDVRFEIVPGGHLGMLTGRAARGTTWRVMDEWIQQWSSAEPRRTSKKAAAKKAATAKTAAAKKTATKKTATAKTASAKKAPAKRAPAKKKGATSDGIGVNPDRRYGSASSRSLGQ
- a CDS encoding fasciclin domain-containing protein yields the protein MKRITSTLAAAAVLALGGVTAIGPASQAQVAAPGETSLAEVLTSDNNKFDNNAKDFDIVTEAALAVIGAKPGSPVALLADGSSRATVFAPTDQAFRLLAKDLTGKTIRSEKKIFSSLVELAGVDTIETVLLYHVVPGKTLTSKKVLAADGAKLATAAGKKVKVVVRDHPTQVILKDKDRNDRDPRAVLSALDINKGNKQVAHAIDRVLRPINL